The region CTGTGCTTTCTTTTATTGGTGCCTCCTTGCTTGGTTATCTGCCTCAAACCATCATTTTTGCTCTTGCAGGTTCAGGAGTAGGTTCTGCAAGTCAATGGCAGTTAATTGTCAGCATCATTCTAGGTATAGTGAGTTTGGTTCTTACCCATTACTTATATCAACGATATAAGCAATCTCTTCATTCAGAAGAACAGCTAGGGGAACATTCGAATGTTTAAGTCTCTCTCCGACCGCTTTTATAGTGACGATTACTATAAGGTACTCTCTTTATTACTTTTCTTTGCCTTTATTATTATCGCGATGGGGATTGGTTTACGTGGTCCTTGGCCAGCAGACGAACCCCGCTTTGCTGAAGCAGCAAAAGAAATGGTGGTTTCTGGGAATTGGTTTTTCCCATTGCGTGGTGGAGAACTGTATCCAGATAAACCCCCCATTTTTATGTGGGCGATCGCCATTTTCTATAGCTTAACCAACAGTATTTACTGGTCTTTTTTAATTCCCAATACCATTGCAGGTCTTGTCACTCTCGTATGTGTTTATGACATATCGGCAAAACTGTGGAGTGTAAAAGTCGCCCGCAACGCATTTTTGCTATTGATGCTCATCCCGCAGTTTGTGCTACAAGCCAAAACAGCCCAAATTGACGCGATGGTTACCTGCTGGATTACAATTGCGATGTATGGCTTTATTCGCCACTACTTCATTAAGCAGAGTTGGCTTTGGTATGGACTGAGCTGGGCATTTATGGGATTGGGTATCATCACCAAAGGTGTCGGCTTCTTACCTATCCTCTTCTTAATTCCAGCCCTCACCTATCGCATTCGTTCTGGAGAGACATCCGTTAAACGAGCGATTGGCGAGATTGTATTTGGGTTGATTTGCATGCTGCTGGTTTTATCTGCTTGGTTCTTCCCGATGTTGCATTGGGTTGATGTCAGCGGTAATCCAGATTACATGGCGTATCGAGATAACATCCTATTCAAACAAACAGCAAAGCGCTATGCAGATTCTTGGACTCATTTACAGCCTTGGTATCACTTTGTGTTACAAGTTATTCCAGGTTTTTGGTTTCCAGCATCACTTTTCCTATTCAGCCGTAGCTTCTGGAAAAACTATCACCAAGACCGTGTCATTCGCTCGCTTCTGATTTGGGTTGCTCTCGTCGTGTTTTTCTTTAGCCTAAGTCCTGGTAAACGTGGGGTCTACATACTACCTGCAGTTCCGATGCTGGTTGTCTGCTTCTCGCATTGGTTGACTCATAAAACTATGGAGCGGTGGATGAGCGTCCTCATCAAATGGGTGACTTGGGTACTTAACTTAGCCTTGTTTGTGGTTGCCATCCTACTGTTTACCCATAATAAAGGGCTGATTAAAAACCTAGGTGAAGATCCAGATGTGATTGGCTTTGCCATTTTCTTTACTGTAACCGCACTGATATGGCTCGCCATCAACATCAAAATGCATCGTTCGCAAATACTATGCAAATTTGGTGTTTTGATGTCGATAACCTGGATTCTCTATAGCTCCTGGGGATATGTTTTGCTTGATCCGGTAAGAACCCCCGCAAAAGAGGTCATGACCGAAGCGGCTGAAGCCATTGGCCCTAACGGACACTTAGCCATCGTTGACTATCGTGAACAATTTTTACTTTATTCACCCGTAGAGCTGACCCAATTTAGCTATCTTGCCGATATTGACGATCAATACCGCAACGCTTGGCTGTGGATTCAACAAGGGGAAAACCGCTTTGTGATTGGCCGCGATAATGACAATCTCGTTTGCTTCAACGCAGATAAAGCAAAATTCATTGGTAAAGCGCATCGTAGGGGCTGGTATCTCTTCGATATCAATTCCATTTTGCCAAACTGCGAACCACCAACCAAAGTTAAGCAGTATGTGATGCCGTTCGCTAAGCATGCGGTGACTGACTAGTTATTACTTCGCAGTGACTATAAAAAAAGCGCCGACCACGGCGCTTTTTTTGCGTTAGTAGAAAACTCATTTTGTATCTATGGCAAACTAAGCTTTAGCTTTATAACGGTGAGCCATATTATTAGCGGCAACCATTGCGCTATAAACTTCTTCTTCCGTAACGGCTTTA is a window of Vibrio porteresiae DSM 19223 DNA encoding:
- a CDS encoding ArnT family glycosyltransferase, which gives rise to MFKSLSDRFYSDDYYKVLSLLLFFAFIIIAMGIGLRGPWPADEPRFAEAAKEMVVSGNWFFPLRGGELYPDKPPIFMWAIAIFYSLTNSIYWSFLIPNTIAGLVTLVCVYDISAKLWSVKVARNAFLLLMLIPQFVLQAKTAQIDAMVTCWITIAMYGFIRHYFIKQSWLWYGLSWAFMGLGIITKGVGFLPILFLIPALTYRIRSGETSVKRAIGEIVFGLICMLLVLSAWFFPMLHWVDVSGNPDYMAYRDNILFKQTAKRYADSWTHLQPWYHFVLQVIPGFWFPASLFLFSRSFWKNYHQDRVIRSLLIWVALVVFFFSLSPGKRGVYILPAVPMLVVCFSHWLTHKTMERWMSVLIKWVTWVLNLALFVVAILLFTHNKGLIKNLGEDPDVIGFAIFFTVTALIWLAINIKMHRSQILCKFGVLMSITWILYSSWGYVLLDPVRTPAKEVMTEAAEAIGPNGHLAIVDYREQFLLYSPVELTQFSYLADIDDQYRNAWLWIQQGENRFVIGRDNDNLVCFNADKAKFIGKAHRRGWYLFDINSILPNCEPPTKVKQYVMPFAKHAVTD